Proteins from a genomic interval of Trifolium pratense cultivar HEN17-A07 linkage group LG6, ARS_RC_1.1, whole genome shotgun sequence:
- the LOC123890693 gene encoding GDSL esterase/lipase LTL1-like, whose amino-acid sequence MAPSSNFIPIVIFLSLVLGVIVPRGEARPRAFFVFGDSLVDNGNNNYLFTTARADSPPYGIDYPTRKPTGRFSNGFNIPDLISQRLGAESTLPYLSPELTGQNLLIGANFGSAGIGILNDTGVQFINVIRMHTQLDNFEEYQRRLSALIGVSQTKRLVNQALFLMTVGGNDFVNNYYLVRSSARSRQYKLPHYVKFLICEYKKHLKRLYDLGARRVLITGTGPLGCAPAERATHSTNGECSAELQRGASLYNPQLEQMLQGLNKKFGSDIFIAANTAQMHNDFVANPTAFGFATSKTACCGQGPYNGIGVCTTSSNLCPNRDLYAFWDAFHPTEKANKLIVEQIMSGSTTYMKPMNLSTILALDAST is encoded by the exons atGGCACCCTCTTCAAACTTTATTCCTATTGTGATTTTTCTTAGTTTAGTCCTTGGTGTTATTGTGCCTAGAGGTGAAGCTAGGCCAAGAGCATTCTTTGTATTTGGAGATTCTCTTGTTGACAATGGAAATAACAACTATTTATTTACCACTGCTCGTGCTGATTCTCCTCCTTATGGAATTGATTATCCAACTCGTAAACCAACCGGTCGATTTTCTAATGGCTTCAATATTCCTGATCTTATCA GTCAAAGACTTGGTGCTGAGTCTACATTACCTTATTTGAGCCCAGAATTAACAGGGCAAAATCTTCTAATTGGTGCTAATTTTGGTTCAGCTGGAATTGGAATCCTTAATGACACTGGAGTTCAATTT ATAAATGTGATAAGAATGCATACACAACTAGATAACTTTGAAGAGTATCAACGACGATTATCGGCTTTAATCGGAGTTTCACAGACTAAAAGACTTGTAAATCAAGCATTGTTTCTCATGACAGTTGGAGGCAATGATTTTGTAAACAACTACTATCTTGTACGTTCTTCTGCAAGGTCTCGCCAATATAAATTACCACACTATGTTAAGTTCCTCATTTGTGAGTACAAAAAGCACTTGAAG AGGCTATATGATTTGGGCGCTCGGCGAGTTCTAATCACAGGAACAGGACCGTTGGGTTGTGCCCCAGCAGAACGCGCTACACATAGCACCAATGGAGAGTGTTCTGCTGAACTACAACGTGGTGCATCATTGTACAATCCTCAACTAGAACAAATGTTGCAAGGACTCAATAAGAAATTTGGGAGTGACATTTTCATTGCTGCAAATACAGCACAAATGCACAACGATTTTGTTGCTAATCCAACAGCTTTTG GATTTGCTACATCAAAAACAGCGTGTTGTGGGCAAGGACCTTATAATGGTATTGGAGTGTGCACAACATCCTCAAACTTATGTCCCAATAGAGACTTGTATGCATTTTGGGATGCATTCCATCCAACTGAAAAGGCAAATAAACTTATTGTGGAGCAAATTATGTCAGGTTCAACTACATACATGAAGCCAATGAACCTTAGCACCATTCTTGCCTTGGATGCTAGCACATGA
- the LOC123890692 gene encoding AAA-ATPase ASD, mitochondrial-like, with the protein MSELWAQLGSILATIMFVYAIIERFLPPSFRDSLQIHTQKVMNLLYPYIQITFHEFSGERLKRSEAYTFIQTYLSENSSQLAKRLKAEVIKDSQNPLVLSIDDDEEVTDEFQGVKLWWAAIKIETSSHGFSSFSNYKRYYKLTFHKKHRDLITISYIKHVLKEGKEIALKNRQRKLYTNNPSSGWYGYKQSKWSHIVFEHPATFETLAMEKKKKEEVIKDLLKFRNGKDYYAKIGKAWKRGYLLYGPPGTGKSTMIAAMANFMNYDVYDLELTAVKDNTELRKLLIETSSKAIIVVEDIDCSLDFTSQRKINKNEKNEEDELLMEQKDYYQRKKDEEESNSKSSKVTLSGLLNFIDGIWSACGGERIIIFTTNFVEKLDPALIRTGRMDKHVELSYCCFEAFKVLVKNYLDIDSHDLFDEIGDLLEVVNMTPADVAENLMPKSVNEDVETSLKNLIKALEKKKMEKQQEEDKDCVETVEDVKENGYIV; encoded by the coding sequence atgaGTGAACTATGGGCACAACTAGGGTCTATACTAGCCACCATAATGTTTGTGTATGCCATAATTGAACGTTTTTTACCACCTTCATTTCGTGATAGTCTTCAAATCCACACACAAAAAGTAATGAACCTTTTATACCCTTACATCCAAATCACTTTCCATGAATTCTCAGGTGAAAGACTCAAAAGAAGTGAAGCATACACTTTCATACAAACCTACCTAAGTGAAAACTCATCACAACTAGCCAAAAGACTCAAAGCTGAAGTCATAAAAGATAGTCAAAATCCATTGGTTCTTAGcatagatgatgatgaagaagtcACAGATGAATTTCAAGGTGTTAAGCTTTGGTGGGCTGCGATCAAAATCGAAACTTCATCACATGGTTTTTCTTCCTTCTCTAATTATAAGAGATACTATAAACTCACTTTCCACAAAAAGCATAGAGATTTAATCACTATTTCTTACATAAAACATGTTTtgaaagaaggaaaagaaattgcattgaaaaataGACAAAGGAAGCTTTATACAAACAATCCAAGTAGTGGTTGGTATGGTTACAAACAATCAAAATGGAGTCACATTGTTTTTGAACATCCAGCAACTTTTGAGACACTTGCAatggagaaaaagaaaaaagaagaagttaTTAAAGATCTTTTGAAGTTTAGAAATGGTAAGGACTATTATGCAAAAATCGGTAAGGCTTGGAAACGCGGTTATTTACTTTATGGTCCACCAGGAACAGGTAAATCTACTATGATAGCCGCTATGGCGAATTTCATGAACTATGATGTTTATGATCTTGAATTAACCGCGGTTAAGGATAATACTGAGTTAAGAAAATTGTTAATTGAGACATCTAGTAAAGCTATTATTGTCGTTGAAGATATTGATTGTTCACTTGATTTTACTAGCCAGAGGAAAATTAATAAGAACGAAAAAAATGAGGAAGATGAATTATTAATGGAACAAAAAGATtattatcaaagaaaaaaagatgaagaagagagTAATAGTAAAAGTAGTAAGGTAACTCTTTCTGGTTTGTTGAATTTTATTGATGGAATTTGGTCGGCGTGTGGAGGTGAAAGGATTATTATTTTCACGACGAATTTCGTGGAGAAACTTGATCCTGCTCTTATTAGGACAGGAAGGATGGATAAACATGTTGAGTTGTCTTATTGTTGTTTTGAAGCTTTTAAGGTTCTTGTTAAGAACTATTTGGATATTGATTCACATGATTTGTTTGATGAAATTGGTGATTTGTTGGAAGTGGTTAATATGACACCGGCTGATGTTGCTGAAAATTTGATGCCTAAATCTGTGAATGAAGATGTTGAGACTAGTTTGAAGAACTTGATTAAAGCacttgagaagaagaagatggaaaaACAACAAGAAGAAGACAAAGATTGTGTAGAAACTGTTGAAGATGTGAAGGAAAATGGTTACATTGTGTGA